CTGGGCATGTTGCTATTTTACAAGGCAACGATTTCACTTCTTATGCTGAACACTTCTTCAGACTAACTATTTTCTAGTGATACAACCAGCGAAAAAATACCAGtgcgtttgcttgcttgtggtaagcaggaatgagacaggGTTTATGTAAAGACATAGAATGTAATTAGTTcaggtaacttatcaaagtttATACACCACAGTAGCCCGGATATCCcatgactctgtttactgatagaaccACAGACAAGGTCTGTGATAGAACACTGCACACATTATAATGATCCAGTTCGCGACTGTTGCTAATTCATTATAACTTcaacaaacataacaaaactGACAAAAGCATTGCATGAACCTACATCAAATAAAGGCCCCAcctattgtttttgtattgtattgttgtgttTACCTAATGTTATCCTTGGGTGAAGTCTCCTTGGCTTATATCAATTatcattcaagcaaacgcactggtgttttttcgTACGTTGCGGTAGATAATAACTTTGCCAAAGAGACAACAGCAAGTCAGGAAGTCCAGCGAGACAGGATATCGATAAATTTTACTGGCTCCATTATTTGCTCACTgcctggctgactgactgacaacaTTTCTATCAACATGGTAAAGCTGCACTAGGGGTAACTGGAAAAAAATTTTTTGGAACtgtttttgttagatataatgagtTACTTGTATTATCATAGCACCATGCAGTTTTGACAGATCTGTAGGTAAATGTATCTTTGTacctgtacacatagtatggtgcaatcTAATCAAATTGTGTTTTAGGGTCCGCACTCaaaaatcacccccccccccttgtgatcacgatttcaatcAGTTCTACTACTTCTGGATTATTGACCCCTTATTAGCACGTACATACAATGTGTaattattgacattttgaatgaatATATTGCTGgatgtctgatcgaaaaaaatgatactccagttaggGCTAGTGCAGCTCTATTGTTATAGCTTATTCTATTCATCTTATTTTGATCTTGTCGTGGAGTTTTCTAGTTTATTTGAACCCTTGTGTAACACCAACCTTGTATATTTCTAGTGAGCTCATCGCATGGGACTCAACTGTACGTCTGATGATTATAAACACATACAGTCTGAGGGGAGCAATATTCTCACCAAGACCTCCCATTCATTTCAAAGTGTGACATGAACACAATGAAAAATCTCCTGATTTGCCTTCGTTGTTAATTTTGCATCGTGGTAAACGCGATGACTAATACATTCACTTGTCAATAAAATGACACTGATGGTGACTAATTGGTTGGATCGTTCGAGACCTACTCGTTTGTTGCCATGACACCCATGTTCCAGACATTGATCGCCATATGTTGTATATTAGATAGTCAAATATTTGTGTATCGGGACTACTGCCCTGTGCTTGGTCCAATACActgaaatgtaaacaaagtCATTTGATGAGGTCGGATGCACGTAGAAACATTTGAATCATGACCTCAATTGACCCATGTCAACTAATGGCTTGATAATGACGTCACCAGACGCGGCTTCTATTCAACTATTATCCAAAGTTTGTATAATTATAGTGTTCGTGTTgataatttcagaaaaaatacaCTCTCTGCGAGGCCTGTCCAATCTTGGGTACTTATCACGATCGAGCTTAGATATTGTGACTTAGGGAAAATAAATAACCGAAAAAACTGCATGCTGTCCGATAACCCGATCCTAGTTTAATAAGCcaccaaccctaaacattttcataaatataagaaattctttgtgtTATTATTGACCTCATGCGcatctgttttctttttccagggatgtacgtacatatttaaatattgacaaactatcacagaaggggtattctgaccgacaattcgtttatttgtttttgggtggaagcaatatttttcaaaaggtAAATGAAAAGGTAAATATaagaaagaaataaaataaaataaaatcccgatcTACCAACGCTGTTTTCTAAGGTCGTGTTTTCGGAAACACAGTTATTTTTTTCGCCTAATGCCAGTGATTTACCATTTATACTACCTGCCTTCTACCACGCCGAAACTTTTACCAAACCTAAGAATAATTGTCTGGCTGTGAGATTGTTTTCACACGGACTGGTATTTCAGAATGATCTAAAACAGCATTGCAACATGGATTGCCTATTCACGTGTAAAATTACTAACCTGCCAGAAGAATAATCACTTACAATTGCCGgtgtcaaaaataaaaattggcAGTCTTGAAAATTTGCATAAGCTTACATCATTTGAGAGATGAAAAATCAGACAGCTGATGTCCTCTACTGTAATAATTAAATGCACAATATTATGATGTAGCACAAAATGAGCCCTTTTtcttaattcaaaatattttgctataCATTATTAGGGAAaggataccttgtgaattcagTATGTGTAAGAAAAACTAGGACGTTATATAAGATAAAATGCGTTggttttgttcttgcaaaattAATATTAGTAAGGAGCCGACATCGATTCGAATGGAGGTGGACATGATATCTGGGCTTTGCTTAGCAACCTCTGTCAAATTCGTTGTCGAATATTTCTATCGTTATTGTATTTGTCTTGCAAAACAATCAGTCAGCAATATGTGAGAAGTTGCCTAGCAATGCCAGTATTAGCGTGAACGATTCAGTCGTTGTTTCCGCTTATGCAAATTGGTTACATAAGGGGACCAACAAATGGATCTTTCAGACTAGGCTGATGCGTCACTTCCGCCTAAGTTCAGTTCGATGCCAACGCCATACTAACAactgaaagtgaatgaaaccaattcCTTTCGTATCTTGTAACATCTTGTTTCATATCTTATTTTTATTAATCGTATTGAATTTGCAGGGTAGCCTTCCCCTCTGAAGATGGTTTCACATCTAATAATGTCCATTCATGAATAGAACTAACTTCATAGCCACGGAAAAAGGTCATGGCAAAGAAACAtgttattgtaaaaaaattatgaacatGAGAACGGTATGACGAAAGGCATGGCGACCGGTAGGTTGTTATCAGAACAGCTATTCTGTATTCTCAACATTACGTTGAAGTCGTGTGAAGTATAGCATCGTGACAACATACCATGGTATCTATATTTAATGACGGTATGCACGTACCATTCATTTTGATCAGATAACCCCAGTTAATCAAACAAACTAGATGACATACTGTGGCCCTAGATGTGTAATGATCACAAAGAGGTCtacataaaatgtcaaatgcaTTTACGATCACGTTATCTCATTATTGAACATTTACAGTCAGACGACAAGCTGAATCAAACAAAGAATTGGCATGGTTATCAAGAATGACATTTATGCAGACCTTGCTTTCTCTCTGAGGGAGACTTCAGTAATTGCATGTGGGGGAGGGCCAGGGAAtatggggggtggggtggtggctGATTGTATGAATAGTTTTTCAGGGGTGGACTATATTTTAGGAAAAGGgtaattaggggagggtcacgtGATTTTACTTTGCCTTATTGTGTTATCTACGTTTGCATGATTTTGTGATTTAtgcatcccactgctgccaccgctgtcacatcccaccactgccaccttTGTACGGTAGTCATGGTAATATCAGACCATATAAGTTTAATCACTGCTGGCGACCATGCAGAGGATAAATTGCTATTTGTGTTGtcaggagaggagtgggtcttaCAGGAATGAAGGAGGAACAGTGTGAGTCGAGTCAGAGATACAGAAATAGAGATAGAGAAACAGTTATAATTGGGAGGGAGGGCAAGAGTCACAATGGGATATATTTCATCCTTATATTTGAGAGAGAAGTCACAGTGTAAAGAAAAGAACTGAAAGATAAATTTGATGCAATTGAATATATATGATCATGCACATATGCAAAGGAGAAAGTTCCTCACTCAGTTTGATGGTGTTTTCACAATGTGtagttttgtgaaaaaaaaagcgccaatggtgttgtagcacaactgcagtTTTAAAGCTGTTTACCCACATACTGATCCATGCttggtataggtgttcattggCTGAATCACTATCctgttgcctatccaaccctgttgttacctttgcaatatacgcgatcaattggctgttgctatgggcgcggtcttgttgctaggtatatttgcatacattttttgaatgtttattcatttacctattaatccctgttgttatcgtttggctattgctatggtcgtagtcttgttgctaggattGTTTgctactctctctctctcacacacacacacacacacacacacacacacagacagacacacattagCATAATTTTACCCATCCTCTGCAAACATGCTTGCCCACccacatacacagatacacataccAAACATACCAACAAAGTAGACCACGTCATGACATATAGACACGTTATACAAGAATAAGTTTATTTAAAGTGAGTGCACACTTAAAATCTTTGTACATACAGTTGCAAGAAAACCTCTTACGTTTAGAAagccccctcccctccctcgaCTATTACAACATCCTCATGATTACGTCTTCACCTGTATCACTTTCCGAATTACCCAGTCTAGTCAGCATTTTTATCTCTCTAACAACGGTAATATGAAAGTAAGTATATGGATCAGAATTGggtattttgtgtatttttaattcTTAACAAATCTACTGtttttgtacatgaaaatgaatgtgaaacaacatataagCTTGCCAAGGCCTTGTAGGTATCtcaataatttgcaaaaaatgAACAGAAGTTAAaagtaaaacgtttgttattttacgtacaGCAGCACACATTTTACACACCTTttacttttttgtattttctttataatttattgagttcCAAATGTTCTCCCTACTTTTCAAAGTACGAAACATggtaaatatgtttttttttaaattgaaatagatatcaatcctcatccatatgtccactttAAAAGTTTGTCTTGTAATATTCAACTTTTCACGTATGGAGCGAATAGTACTTTGTGGCAAAGCTAAGGAAATTGTGGTGAAGATCTCACAGCAAAGCTCCATAGAATACAGAGTCTGTGCTTACAGGAGATTTTGTCatagcttgcaaatgctattaaacgATCATTGAGATACTGATGATcgcaaggtttcatgttgagataaaCACAAAAGAGATAACACACGAACATCCTTACACAGTGTctattctgtttttgtttttgttattattaacaCATTTCAGAGCAGACtctgtaagggatgtttgtgtgttatctttgttgtgtctacagagcagacactgtgtaagggatgtttgtgtgttatctttattgtgtctacagagcagacactgtgtaagggatgtttgtgtattatctttattgtgtctacagagcagacactgtgtaagggatgtttgtgtgttgtctttattgtgtttatctcaacatgaaaccttgtgatcagtctcactgatcttgatgcATCGTTTAATTGCATTTGCAGTCTAAGACGAAATCTcctaaaatatacatataatattgtgaCTTAAATTCCCATTTAACTTATCAAGTAACTTCGACCCTTATAGTTAACTGTGTCAAGCTCTAAATTGAACGAACATTCTTAATAGTTACTATAATATTCTTGATTGATTTCGAAATtcgttttcaatattttactctGGTCAGATTACTTTGACCCTAATGGACCACCTTAACTTGTAAGGAAAGACCCTAACTTGACTTCCCACTATCTTGAACATACGCTTGGAATATCATAGACAACTACTACTGGATTGGTTTATTGATTTTTAGACAgctttgttgtcatgacaacctcGGTGAAACCAGCTTAAGATGTAGTACATCTTTATAATGGAAAGTAGTAATTACTTAATGGCCAGTATAATGGTTTAACGTGTCAGTACCATTGCTTGTTAGATTTTATGCTCTGGGAAATACTGCTTACTATTGACAACTAAATGTGTTCACGATAATAGAAGACATAAGGTCTAATATtggtgtcaaagttcaaatgtcaaagttcaagcCTGAATTCTAGCTGTCGTATAAAGCCCTATATTGAGGCGCACAAAAGGTGACCTAAATGAGATTCATATACATCCGGGCACACACTTCGTAGTGTGGCTGTCGTTCCATCATGACGTGCCAATACCCGGCCGGGATGGGATTTTGGCTGGGTAATGGGTACAGGACTATTTTCCCTGGCggattcaaattacaagcacaaatgctacaaaaattcaaaaactggGGGTCAAAGTATACATTTCAGCCACAGGAACTTATCTAGGGTCACAGGTCTACtacattcagccagaaaataggAGTCAAATGTCTTGTAATGCAGTTTACATGATTGAATCCAAAATTTCGGAGAATGGATATAAACATTTGTGAAGGTGACAGACTAAACACATAGGTTTGCAATTAGAATGTAAAAAGTTACACGACCCTTTCCTGTCTGCAAGTACACAATGGACTTTGACTTCGTTTTGTTATAAACCCTGCAACCCCAGCCGTCTACGATACTTAATAACTTTTTATGTAAATGTTGCCAGTTTTAAACCAAAACtttaacttttgaaatataaataaacatataatcTATGGTTCCATACAGAGATGAAAACGAGTTGTTTGACAAAAAAGCagacattttttacccaaaattgacagaaaacagacattttgtcaaaatatgacagaaaacatacattttgtgcCAAAAATGACCGGACCCGACATTTTGTGAAAAGAATGTGGCGGGAAAGTAGTCAGCCCTTAAATAGTAAGAAACACTAAGTcttgtacaaatatttacacCATAACAACTCGTTCGGTTGTATCTAAAACATTGAATTTAGTTGTGACCAACATTGGTTTGTTAGCATTATAAAGGCATTGGATGTAAGGACACTTAATCGACTTGATAAGATGTCTTGGACGAGgctgatttgtttgttttattgggTGAATAAAGCTAACGAAAAAGTGGAGTAaaatggatgtgtgtgtgtgtgtgtgtgtgtgtgtgtgcgtcaaCTCACTACCGCTAATGAATACCTGTTATCATAAACACCGGTACCGTTGCGAATTTCGAACGATATCGATTGAGAGTTTGTGTAAGGACTGTACTTGTTTGGGTGATGATGTGATAGTTTGAATTGGTAAATccaagtttatacattttttcgagggtgaaaatacttacatgaaATCGCGATGAAATTGTTCTGGTAAACAGAAGCCATCATAGTAATGTAGTATgtaatgtctgtgtgtctttgttGGGTTATGGCAATGCTAAATAATCAATTCAAGTACAGTTGACAGTTGCTGGCATAAGAGGGACTTCCTCGACATTGCAGTGTAATAAATTATGTTATCAACTTGTTCATATATTCTGCCTGAATACCAGATTTTAGTTCCTATAAATTCAGCTTATGTCGCTTCATCTCAAAAAACACCACAGCGGTAAGTGATCGTctgtataatatatatcataactgCTTATAGCAAGTAAGAGACATGTCGAGAAAACCCTGAAGAACAAATCTTGAAATCATAAATTCTGTGACACTACTAGAGTGTGTTTGTCCTTTCTCGGAAGCCAAAGTTTCTCAATGTATTTTTAATCTGCAGTCTTGATACCAATTTCCTGACTTTAATTTTTCTTGAAACTTTCAGCCATTCTCTGCCCATCCACTGGATTGCCTCGCTTATACCTCTGTGTCCTTCTCCCGCCGAAACCTCAAAATACTGACAGTTCATATGATTGGATGCCAAGCATCCCTCAGCATACGTCACTTCCCGGAAGTGACTCAAATCACACTTGTTCGCTAACAACATAGAGGGCGTCTTGTCCCAATCTCTCATGCTGGTCATTTCTTTCCTCAGTTTCTGGATGAACTCAAAGCTTCGTCTGTCCGTTACTGAGTATGCAAAGATAAATGTGTCAGCCCACTTTATTTGTTCTTCTCGTATGGAATTCCCAAGCTCCTGTAGGggaaatgaatataaaattgaGACATTGCACACGTTATTGAggaattttaatgaaaataaatacaggTTACACGGGTTAGTATTTTAATAGGTAAGTAGGGAGGGAGGTGTCGATATCCCATAATTATTTTGCATATGCCTTTTGACAGAATTGTGATTCGAAACCTCAAGGATTAACAAATTTATAATGACTATTGTTACTTTTGAActcctatgtatgtatgtatgtacatgtatgtatgtatgtatgtatgtatgtatgtgtgtgtatgtatgtatatatgtatgtatgtatgtatgtgtgtgtatgtatgtatgtatgtatgtatgtatgtatgtatgtacatgcaacATATTCATGGCAATTGCTAGTTTATTTAGAAAGAAAAGTGTTACTATTTCTCCAGATCAGTAAGACCGCTTGCAAAATTTATAGAAAAGGCATTTTATAAACGAAGAGAGCTATTGCATGTTTACATCGGTTTGTTTTGCCACTTTATACTTATGTTTTGTGCTCTCAATCTTCTGTAACTATAATGTGTAACTCCTTGAGTTGCAAGTCACAATAGTAAATAAACTACTACTCCTACTACTATACACTCATTTAATTACCACAAATCTGGCGTAAACATGATTTGGACACACCTTGTCGTACTACTGCTTCATACAAAAAACAAGgtatgaaaaagaaaaacaacccAGCATTGACGTATGTGTAGGAAGGCATACAAAaacgaaaacaaaacaaatactgaTGTCTTGCTGTATAAAGGCTGTCTTATTAGTTTGCTGTATAAGTAGATTCTGTCTACGTATTGTTGTGACAGTAAACAAAATTGTAAGCACCGCACACGTCTTGTGTTATTTGGCAGATGGCCATTGAGATCAAAGAAACAACAAGCTAACACCACTCTGATGAAGGTCAAGTGACCTGTACGTTGACCCCTAGTGTTCGGTTTTACACCAGGGGACTACTCGTACATGCAGCTTTCACAAACGCTTTTAAATCAATAACGTATTAGAGAGTAGCTGATGTAGAATTACCATACCCACGCTCTACACTTGTATTTCAAACACAATTATTAGACAGAGTTAACTGAAAATTCGATTTCTTTCGATAAAGAGCTTTCTATCGAAAGTGCTCTTGTTTCAACGATAAACACAACTGTCTCGGCGGCGACATTTTAATGTTGGTCACGTACATTTGACCCAAGACCCATTATCTAAAAGTTGAAACTTGTAATCTCGATTTTCATGACATTTCTATTCAGTCTCTAGACACATGCGATGTAGACTAAATCAATCACTTTGTCTTGTTGTCGAAATGTTCCTACCTCTTGCATGTTCCAGACAGAGTGTATGCCCCTACCCCTTCATTGTTCAAGATGGTGCCTGTCCCTACCAGGGTGTTCCCACATAAAAGTCCACCCACCCTCCCTCCCATGCTTGTTGCTTGTAGAGTACTTTAAACAAGTGTCACGTATGTAAATGTTTGAAACGTTTAAAACTACCGAGGTAGGATGACTATTCATGAATTGAAAAAGATTTGGGGAGAGAGATGGTGTTAACGGTTGACGGGAGAGATGAATGGCTAGATGGATGGGGTGAACAGAAAGATGGATAGATGGGTGAACATGGTTTTACTGAGTATTGATGAGAGATCCGTCAATAAATGGAGGGGTGCATGTATTGCTCATTGCTTgattatttcatgttttcattatattggtttactgatggatggatgggcaAAGTGGATAGTACAAAGCACTGGATATATGCCTTTGCTGACCGGAAGGTTAATTATTGGCTTGTCTAGCAGGATGATTAAATTTTATAGATGAGTGGAATTacggatgaatggatggagAATTGTCTAATTGGTTAGTTTGTTTGGATTGACTTATTCAAGGGTAGATAGATCGTTGAAGCTAGAAAATCTGTTGAATAGGTTTATTAGTACATTGGTTGAATGAACGCAATGTGGACGATACTTGGTAAATGGAGTAAACCAATAAACTCTAGAGTACTGTAGCCATGGTGTATCCAATGGAGACCTTAGTACTGCACTGAGTAATGCAGCTACAGAATAAACTAAACAACACCAAGAACAAATGGCTTTAAATGTGTTTAAAAGCACTTACAAAATCTCCGGCTGTATCCAGTAGTTGAATCGTAATGGCTTGTTCATCGATCTTTACAGCCTGTGTGTAAACAGACTctggtgaaaaaaaaacacaagtaCAACAATTATAAAGTGACCCACTTTTtatatgatgacgtcattggcCGCTAACTTGAAACCTGATTTGTTGATGGCGGCATTCtatgaatgttttgaaatgacattttcCCTTTTAATTACTtgaagcagacagacagacagacagacagacacacacacatatatcacGCGCAAGcgcgtgcacacacacgcacacttTGTCTCGAGCACGcgcacatacatgcatacatgcgcACGCACACATCAAGACATCGTAAATTATCACTATACACACATTTGAATCgcattttaataaattaaactACATAGTTTAGAGCATGTTATGGTTGTTTATGAATCATGTTTTTACTAACACTTTATGAAGTAACTGGCTTTAACTTCagctgtggggggggggggtactccaaATTTTCAGACTACATGGGACGTACGACCCAAATTTAATACATCTACCCGTGAA
The Glandiceps talaboti chromosome 23, keGlaTala1.1, whole genome shotgun sequence genome window above contains:
- the LOC144452581 gene encoding ras-related and estrogen-regulated growth inhibitor-like yields the protein MAYSPPKNRHTNGNKECKVLVLGRDGVGKSAIVVRYLTKRFIGDYDPNLESVYTQAVKIDEQAITIQLLDTAGDFELGNSIREEQIKWADTFIFAYSVTDRRSFEFIQKLRKEMTSMRDWDKTPSMLLANKCDLSHFREVTYAEGCLASNHMNCQYFEVSAGEGHRGISEAIQWMGREWLKVSRKIKVRKLVSRLQIKNTLRNFGFRERTNTL